In Paenibacillus protaetiae, the genomic stretch AGGCGAGCTGGATTCCGGCGATTTAACTTATGTGAGCAATGTACGCCATATATCGCTGCTTAAGCAGGCGCGGCAATCGCTGCTGGATGCAGTGGAAGCGTCGGATATCGGCATTCCGATTGATGTCATTCAAATTGATGTCCGAACGGCATGGGAATCGCTTGGCGAAATATTGGGCGATACGGCCGGCGACTCGCTTATCGACCAAATCTTTTCCCAGTTCTGTTTGGGAAAATAAGTTTTACAATAGTGCAGTAACGAATTTAATTATAAATAATGGAATTTATGTTAAACAGTGGATTAAACGCTGTGCGGCTATAGGGAGGGATATGAATAATGGGATATGAAGCGGGTCAATATGACGTTATTGTTGTAGGCGCAGGCCATGCCGGGGTAGAAGCGGCGCTGGCTGCAGCGCGGATGGGATGCGAGACGCTGCTTGTGACGATTAACTTGGATATGGTGGCGTTTATGCCGTGCAATCCGTCTATTGGCGGACCGGCCAAAGGCCATGTTGTGCGTGAAATTGATGCGCTGGGCGGCGAGATGGGCCGCAACATCGATAAAACGTTTATTCAAATGCGGATGTTGAATACCGGGAAAGGGCCGGCCGTTCATGCGCTGCGTGCACAAGCGGACAAATTTTCGTATCAGCATCAAATGAAGAAGACGATTGAGGAAACGGAACATTTGACGCTGCGCCAGGCGATGATTGAAGAGCTGGTTGTGGAGGATGGCGTATGCAAAGGCGTTGTAACCCAAACCGGCGCTATTTACAGCGCGAAAGCGGTCGTAGTCACAACCGGCACTTATTTGCGCGGTAAAATTATTATGGGCGAACTGATGTATTCAAGCGGCCCTAATAACCAGCAACCGTCTTTGAAGCTTGCTGAAAACTTGAAGGAGCTGGGCCTCAAGCTGGTCCGCTTCAAAACGGGCACGCCTCCGCGTGTTCATAAGGATACGATTGATTTTTCGAAAACGGAAATTCAGCCGGGCGATGAGCAGCCGAAGTTTTTCTCCTATGAGACGAAGTCTTCGGATAATGAGCAGCTGCCTTGCTGGCTGACGTATACGTCGGAGCAAACGCATCAAATTATTAATGACAACCTGCATCGCGCTCCGATGTTCTCGGGTGTGATTGAAGGAACGGGGCCGCGGTATTGCCCGTCGATTGAGGATAAAATCGTTCGTTTTGCCGATAAGCCAAAACACCAAATTTTCTTGGAGCCGGAAGGCAAACATACGTCCGAATATTATGTCCAAGGGCTTTCGACCAGTATGCCGGAAGACGTGCAGCTGCAAATTTTAAGGTCAATTCCGGGCCTTGAAAAAGTGGAAATGATGCGTAACGGTTATGCGATTGAATACGATGCGGTGGTGCCCACTCAGCTGTGGCCGTCGCTGGAGACCAAAGTGATTACCGGTTTGTTTACGGCAGGCCAAATTAACGGCACATCCGGTTATGAAGAAGCAGCTGGTCAAGGCATTATGGCTGGCATTAACGCAGCCCGTAAAGTGCAGGGGAAAGAACCGGTGATCATTTCGCGTTCGCAAGGTTATATCGGCGTGATGATCGACGATCTGGTGACGAAGGGAACAAACGACCCTTACCGTCTGCTCACTTCCCGTGCTGAATATCGTTTGCTGCTCCGTCACGATAACGCGGATCTCCGCTTAACGCCGCTTGGCCATGAAATCGGCCTCATTTCGGAAGAGCGGTACCAGTCATTTTTGGCGAAAAAGCAGCTTGTAGCGGATGAGATCGAACGTCTGCGCACAGTAAAAATCCGTCCAGAGGAAGCGGCGGAGATGCTGACGGCTGCAGGATCGGCTCCGATTGCGAATACGACGGACGCGTTGACGCTGCTTCGCCGCCCGGAGGTTTCGTATGCAATGCTGGAGCAAATTGCGCCATCGCCTTTGGAACTGACGGAAGAAATGAAAGAACAGGCTGAAATTCAAATCAAATACGCCGGTTATATTGAGAAACAGC encodes the following:
- the mnmG gene encoding tRNA uridine-5-carboxymethylaminomethyl(34) synthesis enzyme MnmG; translated protein: MGYEAGQYDVIVVGAGHAGVEAALAAARMGCETLLVTINLDMVAFMPCNPSIGGPAKGHVVREIDALGGEMGRNIDKTFIQMRMLNTGKGPAVHALRAQADKFSYQHQMKKTIEETEHLTLRQAMIEELVVEDGVCKGVVTQTGAIYSAKAVVVTTGTYLRGKIIMGELMYSSGPNNQQPSLKLAENLKELGLKLVRFKTGTPPRVHKDTIDFSKTEIQPGDEQPKFFSYETKSSDNEQLPCWLTYTSEQTHQIINDNLHRAPMFSGVIEGTGPRYCPSIEDKIVRFADKPKHQIFLEPEGKHTSEYYVQGLSTSMPEDVQLQILRSIPGLEKVEMMRNGYAIEYDAVVPTQLWPSLETKVITGLFTAGQINGTSGYEEAAGQGIMAGINAARKVQGKEPVIISRSQGYIGVMIDDLVTKGTNDPYRLLTSRAEYRLLLRHDNADLRLTPLGHEIGLISEERYQSFLAKKQLVADEIERLRTVKIRPEEAAEMLTAAGSAPIANTTDALTLLRRPEVSYAMLEQIAPSPLELTEEMKEQAEIQIKYAGYIEKQLLQVERLNKMEKKKIPDNIVYEEINGLASEAKQKLSVVRPLTLGQASRVGGVTPADISILLVYLEHYNRVTAARA